The genomic window CCCAGTCATTCCGAGCGAGTCCCATCGAGGCGACGAGGAATCTAAATTAGCAGGGCAAGGTCCTTTGATGAAGAACCACCATCCGCCGGTTCGGAATGACAGTTATTTTTTAACGCCACTCCATCTTGCCTCTATAAAATCCTTGGTGATCTTTGTGGCTATTTTCACCCAATACCCTTAGTTTAGGTTCTTATGAAACCAATAAATATAATGCGTAAAATTCTCGTCACGGGTGGATCCGGATTTCTTGGATCTCATCTATGCGAAAAATTGTTGAAAAAGGGGAATGAAGTACTTTGTGTAGATAATTTTTATACGGGTACCCGGCAAAATATTTCACATTTACTGAATAACCCAAATTTCGAAGTATTACGGCACGATGTTTGTTTTCCGCTTTTTGTGGAAGTGGACGAAATTTACAATCTTGCCTGCCCTGCATCGCCGGTACACTACCAGCACGATCCTGTGCAAACGACCAAAACGAGCGTGCATGGCGCTATCAATATGTTGGGGCTTGCTAAACGCTTAAAAGCTAAAATCTTTCAGGCGTCCACAAGTGAAGTATATGGCGATCCTGCCATTCATCCGCAAACTGAGGACTACTGGGGCAATGTAAATCCTATTGGGTTTCGTTCTTGCTATGATGAAGGTAAACGATGTGCCGAGACACTTTTCTTCGATTACTACCGCCAGCATAATTTAAATATCAAAGTAGCACGCATTTTTAATACGTACGGCCCCAACATGCATCCGGACGACGGTCGAGTCGTTTCTAATTTTATTGTGCAAGCTTTAAAGGGAGAGAATATCACCATCTACGGTGACGGAAGACAGACGCGCTCGTTTTGTTATGTAGATGATTTGATAAATGGATTTGTCAAGCTGATGGATACAGATCATGGGTTTACTGGACCGGTCAATTTGGGAAACCCGGGCGAATTTTCTATGTTGGAACTTGCGGAAACGGTTTTGAGTTTGACGGGTAGTACTTCAGAATTAATATTTAAAGATCTTCCGGAAGATGACCCCAAACAGCGCCAGCCGGATATTTCTATCGCAAAAGGAAAGTTAGAATGGGAACCAAAAATATCTTTAAAAGAAGGCCTCGAAAAAACCATCTCGTATTTTGAAACATTGATTTCTGTTTAAACAAGTCCTATGCGAATATTTTGGGTTTCTATTTGGTTTTCTACAGTTCTATTCAGTCAGAATTTTTCGTTGCGTCCACTTGCGTTCACGATAAATAAATCTACCGGAGGCGACTGGAATGCATTTCAAACGGATGGTGTTTTGATTGGAGGCTTCGGAGGACAGGCAGATTGGTCTAACCAAAATTGGAAAATCATGGGGCGTTGGGTATACACCAGCGTTCATGGAATGTCGGGCGATCCGTTTTCCCTTTCTCCGGATAAAGGGAAAAGATTCTCACAAAGTTATTCCATGCTGGATGGCGATTTCTGGTTCGATGATGCGGATATGCTCATTCAGTACAAGGGAGATAATTATTCATTTGAATTCGGGAAATACGACAGATTCTGGGGTCCGGGAATGTCCTC from Candidatus Neomarinimicrobiota bacterium includes these protein-coding regions:
- a CDS encoding SDR family oxidoreductase, with amino-acid sequence MNIMRKILVTGGSGFLGSHLCEKLLKKGNEVLCVDNFYTGTRQNISHLLNNPNFEVLRHDVCFPLFVEVDEIYNLACPASPVHYQHDPVQTTKTSVHGAINMLGLAKRLKAKIFQASTSEVYGDPAIHPQTEDYWGNVNPIGFRSCYDEGKRCAETLFFDYYRQHNLNIKVARIFNTYGPNMHPDDGRVVSNFIVQALKGENITIYGDGRQTRSFCYVDDLINGFVKLMDTDHGFTGPVNLGNPGEFSMLELAETVLSLTGSTSELIFKDLPEDDPKQRQPDISIAKGKLEWEPKISLKEGLEKTISYFETLISV